Genomic window (Peromyscus leucopus breed LL Stock chromosome 15, UCI_PerLeu_2.1, whole genome shotgun sequence):
CCACTACTACCACGATGGCCAGGCCGTGAGATACTTCCATTCTAGTACCAACTACACGGTGTTACAGGCGCGAGCTAGCGACAGCGGTCACTACCAGTGCTCTGGCACCATGCGCATCCCGGTGGAGAGTGCGCCCATGTTCTCCTCCAAGGTGGCTGTCACCGTGCAAGGTGGGAGAGACGATCACTGGGAAATTCTGGGGCTGGAATCAGAAGGGGTAAAAAGGAGGGTGCACTGTGCAGCCTGttttgtaggcttttttttttttctagctagaGATCCCTCTTTGGAGTGATGAGTTCTTGTTCTTGCCTGTCTGAGGGCGTACTGTATCACTATGACTCGAGAGGCCGCAGCTGTCCCCCTTTAAGTCTAGAAAATGCCAACTGATTGCCAGCTAGGATGTAACTGGTAGCATCTATCAGGATCCCGCCTCCCTTTAAACTGTCCCCATTCTCCCTACCTCTCCCCGCGGCCTCAGTCTCTcagtcccttctctttctcccatccCCTTTTGTTCTCTGGGTCGGGGAGGAGCCCTCTTGGAAAAGGCAAAGAGTGGGATCCCGGATGGTGGACAGGTTGGCCCTGATTGGGTATCATTCCTCGCTCGGACTCAATGACCATCCCGGCCACCGTGCCGCCCTCTCCGCAGAGCTGTTCCAGACACCGGTGCTCAGGACCCTGAGCCCGCTGGAGGCGCGCGGTCGCGTGGTGCTGCGCTGCGAGACGCGCCTGCACCCGCAGAAGCGGGACACGCCGCTGCAGTTCGCCTTCTACAAGTACAGCCGGCCGGTCCGCCGCTTCGACTGGGTCGCCGAGTATACGGTCCCCGAGCCCGAGACCGAGGAACTCGAATCGTACTGGTGCGAGGCCGCCACCACTACTCGAAGTGTCCGGAAACGCAGCCCCTGGCTGCAGCTCCCCGGCCGGGGTGAGTGACAGCGCAGCACTGCCCgtgctctgcttcctgaagcCTGTGGTCCTCCCCCAGTATTCCATCTCAGTCCTCCACACCGACCCCCAGGGGCAACGATTTCAGTCACGGGTGACCAGACGTCTTGCGTTGCAGGCTCTGCCCTGGATCTGGCGTCCACCACTGCCCCCGCCCCACAGGCTGCAGCCTTGGCGCCCGGGGACAAGCCGCTTTCCTTCCGGAAGACCCCAGTGTCCAGATCCGTTTCGTCAGACACTTCCGTCCCCAACAGCACCTTTGCGGGGCTGCAGTTCCCCGCGGGCCACGTCCCCACTGCCGGGCCTCACGTCTGCGCGCCTCTGCCCACGTCCGTGGAACAGTCGCGTGAAGCTCTGCAGCCCAAAGTGGACCTCCTGCTTCGGGAGATGCGGCTGCTCAAAGGGCTTCTGAGCCGCgtggtcctgggattaaaggacccACAGGCCCTCCGCGAGCTTACCGAGACCCCCGAGACCCCCAATTCTCACGTTTCTGTGAGCCCGGGAACCCCAGAGACCACTGTCGTGGAGGGCGGAGTGGACAGCTAGTGTCTGCTCTCCAGGATGGTTCATTCTGGATCTTCCCTTCTTCAGATGGTTTGCAAATCAGAGACACATCTGTTAGTGTCCCCTTGTGCTGCTGTGGTTTTTAAAGAAACGCCCCTGAAGTGCGGTGCTGTGGATTTCCACCTTACTAGACAGCTTGTAGCCGATTGTAGGCGATTTCGACCTTGCACGGTAGTTTGTAAACACAAACACCATCTCTGGTGTGTTCTTCCTTCCACAATCCAGTAGAGGAGACAGCTGTTGTTTATTATGGGGCAGTTTACGCTCGGAAGGTGAATTTAAATGTCATAGAAATTAAGTACACATTCCAGTGTAggttgagtgttttgtttgtaatTGAATCCATTGAGGTTAATGAGCACTTCAGAACATTTTAGGGTCAAATTGTAATTATTCATACTGAATTTACTCTCTGATATTAAAATGACTTTCAAAATCCTATTAACTAATGAGTCTATATCTTCAAAGTCCCGAGTACGATTTCAACTTAGGGAAAGATTTTAGTGTGGGCTTCTCATTGCTGGCTATAAGGGTCAGAGATTCTGTGCCAGACTCACCCAGAGGCACCCCTTGCCCCTATGTAACCAGACAGAGCCACCCTGGAGCAGCCGAGGTGCAGGCCGGAACCTTACTCTAGTTCAGGGTCATACCCTCCTCAGTCCAGCTTCACAGTAAAGGCTGAGAACCAATGTGACTCTACCCTCCCATCCTTCATTCTGCTCCCAAGATATTCAGTAAGATTCGAATTCCCATTTCCCTCTGAGCAATTAACCACAACTGACATGCTTTTATGTTTGTATTGATTactattaagtgtgtgtgtgtgtgtgtgtgtacttgcccAAGAGTACTCACGGTGGTTcccttgtggaagtcagaggacacttgcCCAGTTCCAATGAGGTACCTGAGCTACAAGTGCCCCAACTTTCTAATACGGGCTCCTCTGGGGCAGCCTTTCCAGTGCCCAGGCTCTTCCTCTCTTCTGACCTTGTTCCCCCAAAGGGTTGACCATCCTCATCTAAACAGGAAGCAGCTACCATCAGTGCCAAGAGACTTAGTAATCAAAACACCTCAGGtcattcaataataataataataataataataataataataataatttaatattctgGGTGTGGGagtacatgccttaaatcccggagaggaaaaaacaagcagatctctgtgagttcaaggccagcctggcctacatagtgagttccaggccagagccACATAATaggaccctctctcaaaaacaaaacaaacaaagaaaagaaaacagaaaaagaaagaaaaagcccacCACCACAGAAATGAAATGAGTTGATCGGAGGCCGGTGTGCCAGCTTCTCCTTCAGCAGTCTTTGTTGACACCTCAACACTCATTCTCCCAGCGTGCCATCTGCCTCCACTTAGGGCTAGTGATGGAGGGAGACAGTAAGCAGGATGGAGAACATTTGGGCAAAAATTAAAATCACTCACAGCCCAACTTACCCCGTGTGGAAGAGGAAAACTGTACGCCCTGTTGGTGACATAGCCTTTGAGTCCTTCCCCGAAACTCTCCCATGAGAGGGAAGGTCTAAGATCACTCACTCCCTGCGGTGCCTCCGAGTGCCCACACCAAGGAAATGACAGCAGCAGCCTCATCCTGCCTGTTAGGGTTCTAGCATgcattctgggaaacagaagccAGCTACCCACGGCTGTCCAAGAGGCATCCTTGAGCCCATTCCCAAAATGTAGAGGTGACAGATTGCTGCTGATATCTGTGGAGGGATCTGCTTTCTCTCTAGGTTGTCTGATCATTTCTGCATCTTAAGTTCAGGCCTCACACTCTAAACCTGCCACTTTCCATATCAGAGAGTAGCAGGTGTGGAACCCAAAAGTGTTCTATTTGATGACAAAAAGGATTCTGTCATCGTCATCTCGGCCTTACTttgtgactctgcccttcctcggTGTTTCTCATCTTTATGGAAAGTCATTATTCCTCACCATTTTCAatgtttacatttgtgtgtgtgtgtgtgtgtgtgtgtgtgtgtgtgtgtgtgtgtgtaagagcttGAACAAGGTGCAAGCTCTCCGCATTCAACCTACCCTCAGCCACACCGACCCCTTGACAATTTCCCAACACATTGTCATCTTTCATGTGCTCAGCCTTTGAGGAGACTTTTGCCTCGTCCTGTATGGGAGGGCTGTGCAGGCCTGAGCTTCTGAGTTTCCTCTTTCTAAAAGTGAAGGCAATAATAGTCATCTTACAGGAGCAAATAAATGGATTCTTTAATTATCAGAGGTGCTCAGCTAGTGGATACTTCAGTACTTAGGAACCCCAAAGGGGATGGTATTCCAGAAATCACTTTCTAGAGAGAcaacttccatcagtcactataGGTGGACTGTTAGACTGCGTTCCTaaacttttgctattttaaaatgagctgcattgAATGTCTTAGAGTGCACcccctttttgtttgtgtgtttgcttggagacagtatttctctttgTAACCAGGCCTGGGATTCAGTATCATGCCCAGGCTCCCCTCAACTCCCTGATCCTCTTGTTCCTGcctctgcagtgttgggattgcaggtctCCACCACCAAGCCTGCTTATTCCTACGCCACAGGGAATTTGCCCATaggctttttctgtttctggaatTTGAAACAAGCTTGGAAAGAGAAATGacccaaagagagagaagaggccaaAACAATATAGTCGGTTAAGACAATGAATGGCCCCCTACCCTTCAGAAGGGCTCAACCGGAAGGGGAACCAAAAGGACAGTTTCAGAGAAGCCCCTGATACAACAGTGCTTAGACTCGTGACTGggttttcttaaagaaatgtttctttttttccccccaactATTTATCAGAGTTTCAGCTCTTTCTAACGCTTCTCCATCCTGTCTATCCCGAGCACCCCAGTTAACCTGCATGTGACTGAAAACGTGAGACCCACAGTTGGCAACAGTTCTCTGGGTAGCTGAGTCTGAGGCAAATAAAATATGcaagcaaaattttatttttagtttttacaaTTAAGCAACTGCACTTGTGACGGGATGCAAGCAGTGATAATTCACTGACGCTAGCTCATCATTTCAGAATCTACAAAGGAAACGGTTGAAACCACAAGGAGACAGGGTGGAGGGTAGGatatgggaggagagaggatctGTGAAGGgttgggtatttttgtttgttttttgtttacccACTGTTCTCCCCCATATCTAGGAAGTATGGGACATGGGCCATCTGCTCCTCAACCCTAATGAAATAGAGCTCCTGGGGCTAGTCACAGATGTCTGAAATATGCCCCTCGAAGTTGGGAGGTGCAGCAGGGAATGAGCCTGATTTCGGCCCAAGGGAGCTGAAGTCAGCTATGGCTGCAGGACAGAAAAACCTCTCTGGGAATCAGCCCACACCATGGAGCATCCTGGAGCTCCTGTGATCACAGCAGAGAGAAGATGCATGTCTTGATTCTTAGGCAATAAAGCCCCTGCGACAGGCAAAAAAGGCACCAAGAACTTGGACTTCCATCTTAATCTTTAGAGGCTGAGGAAAGATGTGCAAATGAACAACTGGAAGACAGATGTATCTGCCTTAATCCAGTAAGAAAGCATTTGCCAGAAGTAAAAATTGCCTAAATGTCCACAAAAATGTCGCTAGGAAGAATTGGTGCCTGCCGTGTGCCAAGCTTAGAGAGCAGAAAGTCACCCATTCAAACAGAATCATAAAATCATGccatccctcttttttttttttttaaacccatccTCTTCTTTACCTCACTCCCTCCTCCTTTGGCCAagatgcaaagcaaagaaaatagaaagagatgcaaacagaaggagaaaagatggaggattcgtgtgtgtgtgtgtgtgtgtgtgtgtgtgtgtgtgtgtgtgtgtgtgtaaatgggcAGGAAGGGAGACACAGCCTCCATGCTTCCTGGAGACAGGGCCTTCCCTGGAGAAGAGGACACAAGCTTATCTCTGAATAAGGGTTTGAAACCTGTTACCATCTAAGACTTGGGTTCTAATTTGTGTATTGACACTATCTGTGACGGTGGCCTAAGCTCATTCCAGGCTATGAGCTactgacagaagcagaaacaCCATTGACCTTTGCAGACCTTACACACGTATCACTCTGGGCCCTTCTGGACATAGAGGTTGTGATTCAGTGGATCTGGGTGGAATCTGAGAGTCTGCACGTCTAACAAGCTCTGACTTCTGCCAGTCATGCTGGGTCTGGGGCCACACTTTGAGGAAGGTAATGTGAAAAGGGGAATAGAGAACATTTTAAACGGATTTTGAAAGACAAAAGGCCACATTTTGATCATGTCATAGATTATGCTTTCAACATACaagtcattttctttatttgagggTTTTTTTAGTTAGGGTGTCACTATGcaactttggctgtcctggaattcactatgtagaccaggtttgtAAGACCCCTGAGCCACAtgagtggccaggcccctcccccaaagacCGCTCTAACTGCGGGAATACTCCACTCACAGAATAACTGCCCTGActgctggaccctgcccccaTCCTACAGACtaaaaagcccaatctctggacatgaaatcccaccaatctccaccctggaaagctccaccctgaaaaggtccacccccttcccaagaaACTCTGTATCTATATAAGCCCCgtatcctgttcagtttgctgctgtttttcccctgagcagaggcagccccaCTTCTGGATTTTCCCCTCCCCAAAAATCTCTTGggtgaggtttgttgtgcggtGTGagtttgtggtattccttggctccaggCTGCAGGATACCTTTCCACCTGAGCTGTAatgcctcaaactcatggagatttacccacctctgcctcctgaatgctgggattaaaagcatgcaccaccatgcctggctttgatttttttttttttttaacacagaaatCATTAATGAAGGACTGAagctgtagctcagtagtagagtgcttgactCCAATGCATGAGGTTCTAGATTCAATCctcagtaataaaaagaaattattaattaatacagaccttgcttttttttaaaagtcatgttgtgtagaaaaaaatgttaaattctaCTTTTAGTTACCACTTTCCCACCTACTCCCTTGGTAATTACAGACCTTTTTAGGGAAaagtattctctttttcttttctttctttttctccttcctttctccttcctcctcctcctcctctccctcctcctccccctcctccttcccctccttcccctctttctcctccctcacaAGGCAAACTGTATTAGCAACTTTTCTGTCGCAGTGATAAAGACACCATGAACTTATGGAAGAGTGAGTTTGTTTGAGCTCACTgttccagagggtcagagttcaCGATGGCCCGGACAACATGGCAGCGGGCGGCAGGCATGACAAGTGGGGCGGCAAGCTGAGCTCTCACATCTTGAACTCCAAGCACCAAAAGAAGTGGTGGGAATCTCAACAGTCAAAGTCGGCTTCCGTCaggtacttcctccaacaagcatGAACTTCCCAACAGCGCCACCTACTGGCCCAcaggggacattttcattcaagccgTTACCCAGGGTCTCATTCTAATCCTGGCGGGCCTGGGATTCATTATACAGAGCCAAGGCATCCTGAGCCACATAGCAGGAACCTATCTCAAGCAAACTGGTCTCTTCTCGCCAAAGAAAAGACATTTGGGTGGGGCTCTATTTCACAAGAAATTTACTGGTTgattaccactgagccatttcttgcATTTTAGATACAACTGTCGAGTGAATTACCAACCTACTTCATAGTTCTAATATCCAGTTCACAATTCTTTTTTGCCTTTGTCCACAGAACTGTTGAAAAGCATAGGGCAGTAGCCAGTGTGTGGACATTACTCTGCCTAGCCAGAAACTTAAATAAGCGAAACcggcagtcaaggcaagagcaaAGTTAGCAAGCTGATGCTGCCACCTAGTGGACACTGTTCTTTCTGCTCTTGTTATTATAATTTTAGTTAGACtacaaaataatggattttaattttattataacattttatacatgtttatCATTGTGCTTTCTTTATATTCACACCCCATTATTCTCTCTTgacccccttcccctccctctggcTCTCTTTCCAAATAGTCCCTCATCTGTTTCCatgattatgtgtgtgtacacacatatatacacgtaagtgtacatgtatgcacacatgtgtatgtgcatatatgtctacttttctcattattgtgacaaaatatctgagagaaGCCGCTTAAGAGaagaagaattttt
Coding sequences:
- the Fcrlb gene encoding Fc receptor-like B — protein: MASETVAGTAPGAWDKRVTHSGDVLLSLLHHLQEVGEAKQQRLLVLSISYWLPFPPLSLIHASAPPNFYSRCRQTHHVDTCSPPAPGVGSYVDWVPETGVFQEFSTSGFIVGQTPHLTFLPHMAPPPPTPPATLEKPILSLHPPWTTIFKGERVMLRCDGYHPLLLELRPIRTLWYLGHVLLPSHKKSIEVHTPGVYRCQTRGAPVSDPIHLSVSNDWLILQVPYAAVFEGEPLVMRCRGWYDKVVYKLHYYHDGQAVRYFHSSTNYTVLQARASDSGHYQCSGTMRIPVESAPMFSSKVAVTVQELFQTPVLRTLSPLEARGRVVLRCETRLHPQKRDTPLQFAFYKYSRPVRRFDWVAEYTVPEPETEELESYWCEAATTTRSVRKRSPWLQLPGRGSALDLASTTAPAPQAAALAPGDKPLSFRKTPVSRSVSSDTSVPNSTFAGLQFPAGHVPTAGPHVCAPLPTSVEQSREALQPKVDLLLREMRLLKGLLSRVVLGLKDPQALRELTETPETPNSHVSVSPGTPETTVVEGGVDS